The window GGCAACCAGCTTGGCATCTTCGCCCGCTTCGTCGGTCATTTTCAGCACGCCAACAGGACGGCAACGGATCACTGAGCCCGGCTGCAGCGGATACGGCGTTGGAACCAGAACGTCAACCGGGTCGCCATCCAGAGACAGCGTGTGGTTGATGTAGCCGTAGTTGCACGGGTAGAACATAGCTGTAGACATGAAACGGTCTACAAACAGCGCGCCGGTATCTTTATCAATTTCATATTTGATTGGATCGGCATTCGCAGGGATTTCAATCACTACATAGATATCTTCTGGCAGATCTTTACCTGCCGGAACATCGTTCAGACTCATGTCAGTTTCCTTCTCTTAAAACCTGAAATAGCGTGGCCGTCATTATAGCCAAAAAGCGTTTAATGTCCCCGATTTTTAGCGTACCGAGGCGCCATGCGCTCGCATGCGTCGTTTAAGTAAAAATACTTTCGTTACTAAAGTTTCTTTAAAGAAAGCAGGCTTGCTACCGATAGGAACATGATCGAGATCACGTTATGTGGAGCATTTCTCCGCATTTATTTATCATTTGTAATATCAGGGAAATAAAAATGTTAAGAAATATCACAATCAAGACGAGCTTGATTGCTTTGTTAGGAACGATGGTACTGCTGTTGTTGCTGGTCTGTGGAATTGGCATTACCTCAATCAATCAGGGAATCACGTCGCTTACTACGATCGACAAGATTCAGGGCAAAGAAGTCACGGCGCTGGCGGGGAGCTACACTGCGTCGCTGCGAGCCAGAACGGGGGCTGCCTTGGCCGCTCGTCAGATGGAAAGCGGGTTGACCGATCTCGCAAATGCCTCGGTTGCGCGAGCGGAGGCCTACACCGCGCTCTCGCAAAAAGAAATGGCGCGCTTTCTCTCCTACGGTACCGTAACGGAACGTGGTGCCAGAATGGCGGCAGAGGTTAAAGGCAACTACGAGCAATACATGAATCTTGGCGTTCAGCCGATGGTCGATGCGCTAAAACGCGGTGATATCGCCGCCTATTACGTGCTATTGCAGGACGTGCTGCCGCCGCTCAGCGTTAAGATGGACAAAGTAGCGAACGAATTCCGCGACTTCGGCCTGGAAGTGGGGGAAAACATGCTCACCGAAGCAGAGAACTTTGCGTTCGAACGTCTGACGATCATTGGCATTGCCTGTGTCGTCGTTCTGCTGCTGGTGTTGGCTGCCTGGATTGCGCTGAAGCGCTCTATTCTGTCTCCGCTTGAAGAGACGGTCACCCAACTGGAGTTTATTGCCCGTGGTGATTTGACCCAGCACATCGCTGACGGCGGGAATAATGAAATTGGCCGCCTGATTCAGGCAATGAAAGCAATGCAATCTTCACTGGCGACCGCCGTGGGGCGCGTCCGCGATGCTGGTATGCAGATTGACGTCGGTACGCGTGAACTCTCTTCCGGCAATACCCATCTGGCAGCTCGTACGGAAGAGTCAGCGTCATCACTGGAAGAAACCGCGGCCAGTATGGAGCAGTTGACTGCCACGGTAGCGCTGAACGCGGAGAGTGCGGAACAAGCGCATACGCTGGCGCAAAATGTGTCTGATATCGCGAATAAAGGCAGCGATACGGTGGGCAGTATGATTGAGAAAATGCAGATGATCTCCAGCAGCTCAGAACGTATTGCCGATATTCTGGCCGTGATTGACGGCATCGCGTTCCAGACCAATATTCTGGCGCTGAACGCGGCGGTTGAAGCCGCGCGTGCGGGTGAGCAAGGGCGAGGATTTGCCGTGGTGGCAGGTGAAGTCCGCAATCTGGCGCAGCGCAGTGCGCAATCGGCTAAAGAAATCAAAACGCTGATGGAAGAATCCCAGAGCCGCGTCAGTGAAGGTACCGTTATGGCAAAAATGGCGGGCGAAACGATGAACGATGTTTCTGAGGCGGTAGCGCGTGTGACGTCGCTGATGCGTGAGATTTCAACGGCAACGCGTGAGCAAAGCAATGGCATTGGACAGGTGAATTTGGCGGTATCGCAGATGGATGAGGTTGCCCAGCACAATGCTTCTCTGGTTGAAGAGTCCGCCGCTGCCACACGCTCACTGGAAGATCAGGCCCGTCTGCTGGCAGAAAGCATGGCACAGTTTAAGGTTCAGTCGCAGGAGTTTGCCGCCATCGGCCGATTCTAATTCCCCCTTCATACTTCAAGCTGCATGTGCGTTGGCAATACTCGGCTCATCTCTGAGCCTCGCCCTTAAGGGCCGCCGCAAGCGGCGTTCAAATCGGCTAAGCCGATTTGTCCTCGCTCACCCCAGTCACTTACTTGTGTAAGCTCCTGGGGATTAATGGGCCTCATAAATAAGGCCCACCCTCCGGGCCAGCGCTAGCGCTGTTCAAATCGGTCAAGAGCCGATTTGTCACTGCGTCGCCGCCTTCACGCAACTCGAATTATTTAGGGGGATCTTTCATAAAAAAATTCCCGTGAAAACGGGAATTTTTTTGTCTTACTCTTCGGGAGACGTTTTCTCGTCTTCTGGCTGTTTCTTCTTCCGCAGCTTGTTCCAGATTTTACTTTCCTGCCCGCGCCACAGACGTTGGATATTGTCGTGATGACGCATCAGTATCAGGCAAGAGAGCATCGCGACGGGAAACGTAAACTGTGGCTTGAACCACCAAACGTAAAACGGGGCGATGAGCGCACTGACGATGGCGCCGAGTGAGGAATAGCCGCTCAGCAGGACGGTCAGTAGCCAGGTCCCAGTCATCAGGCCCGTCAGATCCCAGCCGATCGGCGCGATGGCGCCAAAAGCCGTTGCCACACCTTTGCCGCCGCGAAAGTGAAAAAAGACTGGATAGATATGACCGAGGCAGGCCGCAATGGCGGTTAACCCGAGATACAACGGGGAGACGCCCAGTGCGTAAGCGGCCCAGACTGGCAACATGCCTTTCAGGACATCAAAAACCAATACGGTCGCAGCGGCAGCCTTGCCGCCAATACGCAATACGTTAGTGGCTCCGGGGTTCCCGGAACCATGCTGACGCGGGTCTGGTAGCCCAGCCATTCTGCAGAACAAAATCGCACTGGAAATAGAGCCACACAGATACGCGATTAACATCATACCAAGCGCGGTAACACTCATAACGCCATTCCGTTTAATAAGGGTCGTTTTACTCTTCTCATCTGTGGATAATACGCACATTCCGTCGGAAGTGGTATCCGACAGCGACAAAAACAGAGAATGGCGTGATGGATATCGTATTTATTGAAGAACTTACTGTAATCACTACGATCGGTGTTTACGATTGGGAACAGACTATCCAGCAGAAACTGGTGTTCGATATCGAAATGGGCTGGGATAACCGTCAGGCTGCCGCCAGTGATGATGTCAATGACTGCCTGAGCTATGCGGATGTCAGCGAGGCGGTGATTGCTCATGTAGCAAATCAGCGCTTTGCGCTGGTGGAGCGTGTTGCTGAAGAAGTCGCCCACATGCTGATGCAGCGCTTCTCGATTCCCTGGTTGCGGATCAAGCTCAGCAAGCCTGGCGCGGTCGCGCAGGCGCGTCAGGTTGGGGTCATTATTGAGCGCGGCGCGCGATAAATCTTATTTAACAGAAAAATACTGATTTACGTGCAACTAAACCGTAACCCAAATAGTCTATAAGCCAGTTATACCCGTCATACTTCAAGCTGCATGTGCGTTGGCTGCGTTCACTCACCCGAATCACTTACTTGAGTAAGCTCATCGGGACTCATTCGCTTGCCGCCTTCCTGCAACTCGAATTATTTAGGGTGTGTGTAGCGGCTCGCGAAAGTACGCGGCCGCTTTTTTATGGGCTGAATTTTCGTTTTTATTAAGGCAAGGATTTTTAGATGACTGACCTGCATTCATTGCTAATCGCATTTATTCTTGGCGTGGTCGAAGGACTGACCGAGTTTTTGCCCGTATCGTCTACGGGGCATATGATTATTGTTGGTCATTGGTTAGGGTTTGTTGATGATAAAGCCAAGACGTTTGAAGTGATTATTCAGCTTGGCTCGATTCTGGCCGTTGTCGTCATGTTCTGGCGTCGCCTCTTTGGTCTGATTGGGATTCACTTCGGTGAAGTCCCGCACGAAGGGCATACAGCGGGTCGACTGAAATTGACGCACATCTTGCTGGCAATGATTCCCGCCGTGGTGCTTGGGCTGGTTTTTCATGACGTGATCAAATCGCTGTTTTACCCACAGAACGTGATGTACGCGCTGGTTGTCGGTGGTTTTCTGCTGTTAGCGGCGGAATGGCTCAAACCTAAAAAGCCGCGTGCCGTCGGGCTGGATGACATCACGCATCGTCAGGCCTTTATGATTGGCTGTTTTCAATGTCTGGCGCTGTGGCCCGGTTTTTCTCGTTCGGGGGCGACCATTTCCGGCGGGATGCTGGTGGGCGTCAGCCGCTATGCGGCTTCTGAGTTCTCTTTTATTCTGGCGGTTCCCATGATGATGGGCGCGACCGTTCTGGATCTGTATAAAAGCTGGCACTTCCTGTCGCTGTCTGATGTACCGATGTTTGCTGTTGGTTTCGTGACGGCGTTTCTCGTGGCGCTGATTGCGATTAAAACCTTCCTGAAAATCATCAAACGCATCTCGTTTGTCCCGTTTGCGATTTACCGTTTTATCGTCGCGGGCGTCGTTTACATGGTGTTTATGTAAGACTAATTCTATCAGTTGTCGTTAGATAGAGGAGAGGCCACGCATTAGCGTGGCCTCTTTGTTTCAGGATGTAGCGGATGCATCCGGCTGTTGTGCTTTCCAGTCTGCCAATGCCAGAGTGCGGCGACGTGTCAGCTCATTGCGCACGTCGATGCCTTTAAAACCGTCGGCAACCACGCTCGCACTGCTGACCTGGCTGGCAACGCGGAAGGCTTCACGCAGATAGTCGCCTTGCGGATAAGGCGTATCTTCGAAACCTGCCCGCCCTCGGGCGTCAGCTTCGCTAGTGAGCGCTAACTGCTCCAAACGCTGCGGTTTGCGCCAGACGTCAATCGCATCAAATAACTTCAGCAGGGTTTTAGGTTGCAGCACCTGCACGGTATGAATCAGGTCATGATATTCGGCAACCAGTTTCGCCAGATCGCGAATTGGGTTAGGCACGCGCAGGCGCTGACACAGCGCTTCAACCAGTTTGACCCCTGCCGGACCATGCCCGTGATGCCGTGGCCACAGTTCGGGAGGCGTCAGCCCTTTTCCTAAATCGTGGCACAGCGTAGCAAAGCGTACGTCAATCTCAGGGCTGAGGCGTGCGGCCATCGCTACCGTCATCATGGTATGAATGCCGGTATCGATCTCCGGGTGCCATTTGGCGGGGGCGGGTACGCCATACAGATTATCGATTTCAGGGAACAGCACGGCTAGCGCGCCGCAGTCACGTAGCACCTGAAAATAGACATCGGGTGATGAGGTACCAAGCGCTTTTTCCGTCTCTTTCCAGACTCGCTCTGGCGTCAGATAGGCCAGTTCGCCCTCATGCGCCATTTTTTGCATCAGCGCCATGGTTTCTTCTGCGATCTGGAAGCCAAGATGAGCAAAACGCGCGGCAAAACGCGCAACGCGCAGCACCCGTAGCGGATCCTCGCTGAACGCGTCGGAAACGTGGCGCAGTACGTGATTCTCAAGATCGCGACGACCATGATAAGGGTCGATGAGATCTCCCTGCTCGGTGCGGGCAATGGCATTGATAGTCAAATCGCGGCGCAGTAAATCCTGCTCTAACGTGACATCGGGGGCAGCATGACAGACAAAACCGGTATAGCCTTTGCCGGATTTACGCTCGGTACGCGCGAGGGCGTATTCATCGTGGCTAACGGGGTGTAAGAAAACGGGAAAATCCTTTCCAACCTGCTGGTAGCCCTGCGCAAGCAGCTCCTCCGGCGTAGCGCCAACCACCACCCAATCTTTCTCGGTGACGGGTAAACCCAGCAGGCTGTCCCGAACAGCACCGCCGACAAGGTAAATCTTCAATGTCGGGCTCCTGAATAAATAACCAATACTTCACCACATACTACCATCTTTGCGCCGCCGCGTTGGCTGCAAAGAAAAATGCCTGCAAGAAGCAGGCACTTATTTCGATTAGCTCATCCAGCGGTCATTTTTCTTTTTGCGGGGGATGATGTGCGGTAACAGCAGACCCAGCAACAAGCCTATGCCGGCAACTCCGCCGCCATACATAAACCACTGTAGAATAATGGTGCGCTGCTTATCATCAAGCTGGACATTCGCCGCGCTGACTTTCTTCTGCGCAACGATAAGCTGATTTTTCAGATCCTGGTTTTCCTGACGCAATCCGTTAATAACACCATCGCTGGCCGCGACTTTCTGCTGCATATCAGCGGTACGCTGGTTCCAGGTCTGATCGATATTATTCAGTTTGTCCGTCAGGTCTTTAACCTGATTTTCCAGCTCCGGCACCCGCGTGCGCAGGCTTGGCGTATTGCTAAGCTGGTCGAGAGGG is drawn from Pectobacterium aroidearum and contains these coding sequences:
- the folB gene encoding bifunctional dihydroneopterin aldolase/7,8-dihydroneopterin epimerase, which gives rise to MDIVFIEELTVITTIGVYDWEQTIQQKLVFDIEMGWDNRQAAASDDVNDCLSYADVSEAVIAHVANQRFALVERVAEEVAHMLMQRFSIPWLRIKLSKPGAVAQARQVGVIIERGAR
- a CDS encoding TIGR04211 family SH3 domain-containing protein, which gives rise to MQKLGLLCFTLFSLTLSWTAQAEEKRYISDELLTYVHSGPGNQYRIVGTLNAGAEVTLLSVNENAGYAQIRDDKNRTTWIPLDQLSNTPSLRTRVPELENQVKDLTDKLNNIDQTWNQRTADMQQKVAASDGVINGLRQENQDLKNQLIVAQKKVSAANVQLDDKQRTIILQWFMYGGGVAGIGLLLGLLLPHIIPRKKKNDRWMS
- a CDS encoding multifunctional CCA addition/repair protein; amino-acid sequence: MKIYLVGGAVRDSLLGLPVTEKDWVVVGATPEELLAQGYQQVGKDFPVFLHPVSHDEYALARTERKSGKGYTGFVCHAAPDVTLEQDLLRRDLTINAIARTEQGDLIDPYHGRRDLENHVLRHVSDAFSEDPLRVLRVARFAARFAHLGFQIAEETMALMQKMAHEGELAYLTPERVWKETEKALGTSSPDVYFQVLRDCGALAVLFPEIDNLYGVPAPAKWHPEIDTGIHTMMTVAMAARLSPEIDVRFATLCHDLGKGLTPPELWPRHHGHGPAGVKLVEALCQRLRVPNPIRDLAKLVAEYHDLIHTVQVLQPKTLLKLFDAIDVWRKPQRLEQLALTSEADARGRAGFEDTPYPQGDYLREAFRVASQVSSASVVADGFKGIDVRNELTRRRTLALADWKAQQPDASATS
- the bacA gene encoding undecaprenyl-diphosphate phosphatase — translated: MTDLHSLLIAFILGVVEGLTEFLPVSSTGHMIIVGHWLGFVDDKAKTFEVIIQLGSILAVVVMFWRRLFGLIGIHFGEVPHEGHTAGRLKLTHILLAMIPAVVLGLVFHDVIKSLFYPQNVMYALVVGGFLLLAAEWLKPKKPRAVGLDDITHRQAFMIGCFQCLALWPGFSRSGATISGGMLVGVSRYAASEFSFILAVPMMMGATVLDLYKSWHFLSLSDVPMFAVGFVTAFLVALIAIKTFLKIIKRISFVPFAIYRFIVAGVVYMVFM
- a CDS encoding methyl-accepting chemotaxis protein; the protein is MLRNITIKTSLIALLGTMVLLLLLVCGIGITSINQGITSLTTIDKIQGKEVTALAGSYTASLRARTGAALAARQMESGLTDLANASVARAEAYTALSQKEMARFLSYGTVTERGARMAAEVKGNYEQYMNLGVQPMVDALKRGDIAAYYVLLQDVLPPLSVKMDKVANEFRDFGLEVGENMLTEAENFAFERLTIIGIACVVVLLLVLAAWIALKRSILSPLEETVTQLEFIARGDLTQHIADGGNNEIGRLIQAMKAMQSSLATAVGRVRDAGMQIDVGTRELSSGNTHLAARTEESASSLEETAASMEQLTATVALNAESAEQAHTLAQNVSDIANKGSDTVGSMIEKMQMISSSSERIADILAVIDGIAFQTNILALNAAVEAARAGEQGRGFAVVAGEVRNLAQRSAQSAKEIKTLMEESQSRVSEGTVMAKMAGETMNDVSEAVARVTSLMREISTATREQSNGIGQVNLAVSQMDEVAQHNASLVEESAAATRSLEDQARLLAESMAQFKVQSQEFAAIGRF
- the ppa gene encoding inorganic diphosphatase, with amino-acid sequence MSLNDVPAGKDLPEDIYVVIEIPANADPIKYEIDKDTGALFVDRFMSTAMFYPCNYGYINHTLSLDGDPVDVLVPTPYPLQPGSVIRCRPVGVLKMTDEAGEDAKLVAVPHSKLTKEYDHIKDVNDLPELLRAQIGHFFEHYKDLEKGKWVKVEGWDNAAAAKAEIVASFERAKNK
- the plsY gene encoding glycerol-3-phosphate 1-O-acyltransferase PlsY, giving the protein MSVTALGMMLIAYLCGSISSAILFCRMAGLPDPRQHGSGNPGATNVLRIGGKAAAATVLVFDVLKGMLPVWAAYALGVSPLYLGLTAIAACLGHIYPVFFHFRGGKGVATAFGAIAPIGWDLTGLMTGTWLLTVLLSGYSSLGAIVSALIAPFYVWWFKPQFTFPVAMLSCLILMRHHDNIQRLWRGQESKIWNKLRKKKQPEDEKTSPEE